The Mycobacterium avium subsp. avium genomic sequence GGGGCATGTCGCTGGTGGGCCCGCGCGGATACGTCGCCGAACGGATGGCCGCGTTCGCCGAGTCCGGGGTGACGACGCTGTTGTTGAGCCCGCTGGCCGCCGACCGGGACGAGGCCCTGGGCTTCGTCGAGCAGGCGCTGCAGTTGCGGCCGTGACCGGTCACTGTCCGGCCTGCGGAAGCTGGTCTGCGGCAATCTGACACGGCGTCGATCCCGGCTCCGGCGTGGGCTGGGCCGCGGCAGGGGCCGGGCCCGGGTCGGCCGGCGGCTCGGCCGGCGGCGGCGCGCCCGGTGGCGGCGCGGCCGGCGGTGTGGCCGGTGGCGTGGCCTCGACGGGTTGGGCCGGCTCACCGGTCGGCGCGGCCTCGCCGCTCGGAGCGGGCTCGCCGTTCGGTTCGGCCTCGCCGGCGGGCGCGGGGCGATCCGGCGCGCCGGGTTCGTCGGCGGCCGTCTCGTCAGCGTCATCGCCGGCGTCCTTGGCGTCGGCGGGGTCATCGGCGTGAAAAGGATCGCCGTGAAAAGCGTTGTCGTCCAAGGGATCCTGGCCGCCGAACGGGTCCGCTCCGTCCAGGCCGTCGCCCACCGACCCGAGCAGACCACCCATCGCGTCGACGATCTTTCCGGCCAGCCCGAGCAGACCCCCACCCCAGCCGAGCCCACTTCCGAGTCCGCCGCCCATCCCACTTTCGGCGAGCCCACCGAGGTCACCCGCGGGCATCCCGGCGACGTCGCCGAGCGCGGCGCCCCAGTCCGCGGCTGGGGCGGCCGCGGGGGTTGGGGCGGCCGCGGGAAGCGTTGCGGCCGCAGCGGGTTCGGACACGGCGGCCGGCAGCGTCGGCGCGGCATCCGGCAGCGTCGGCGCGGCATCCAACGGCGGCATGGGCGCGGCAACCAGCGGCCGGGTGGCCGGCACCGGGACCAATCCCGACCCGAGATCACCGGGGAACTCGAACCGCGCCGCGGGCGCGGCGGCCATCCTGTCGACCACCATGGCGTAGGACGTCTGCACCCCGTCGGTGGCCGAGCGCATCGCCGTCAGCCACTCGTTGCGAATATCGTTGTCCACGTAGGGGATAACCTGCTGACGGATGACATTGTGGGCGTCATCGCGGTCCGGCTGTCCCGCTGTCACCGCGGCAGCGGCGGCCAGCCATTCCGGCCGCTGCGCGCGGGTGCGGTCATCCACGGCGATGGCCGTCGCCGCCTTGGCGTCGATGAGATACCACAGGTTGTCGCGCAGCGACTCACACCGCTGCGCGGCGGCGCGCAGCTCGGTGGCGAGCGCCTCCGCGGTGTCGCAGTGCCGCTGCAGCAGCTGCACCGCCGCCTCGCCGCCCGCACCCGTCCACGCCACGGCCAGCTCGGCCACCTGGGCGCGCTGCAGCCGCAGCGCCTCGGCTGCCACCACGCCCGCCGCCCGCAGCTCGGCGCAGTCGCGGTCGAGCGCGCGCAGGTCGAGACCGTCCTCGCCCGCATACCATTCGCGGACCTGCGCGGGATGCGCCGTCAGGTCGGGATGTTGGTAGCCCAGCGCATGGCAGGCCTGCACGTAGGTCTGGGTGTGCTCGACGCCGGCCCGGCCCTCGGCGAGGCGCCCGGCGACGTCCAACCGGTCGGCCATGAGCTACGCGATCCGCGCCGCGGCGTACAGCTCGGCGTCGGCGTAGCGCTCGGCGCTGGACCGCAGCGCGGCGGCGATCTCACCGGACGCCCGCGACCATTGCGACACCTGCCCGGCCAGCCGCTGCAACTCGACGTGCAGAGCGTCGCCGCGCTCGGTGTGCGCCCGCCCGGCGACCGCGCCGCCGAACGCCAGCCGGGCCAGGTGATCGGTCACCGCGCGGTCGAGGAATTCGGCCGCCACGGCGAATTGGTTGGCCACCCGCTGCGCGGCGGCCACGTCGATCTGGGTACGGGCAACGGCGCCGGGCCGTGTTGCCCCAAGGGATTTCATGCCTAATCCGACGCCCGCGGGCGCGTCGGGGTTCCGTTCGGGTGCGCCTCAGCCCGCGGCGCTGACCGCCTCGGCGACCCGGGTGGCGAGTCGCTGCGCGATGTCTTTCTCGGGTGCTTCCACCATGACGCGGATCATCGGCTCGGTTCCGCTCGGGCGCAACAGGATTCGGCCGGTGTCGCCCAGTTCGGCCGCGGCCTGGCCGACGGCGGTCTGCACCGACGGTGCGGTGGCGGCGGTGGCCTTGTCGGCGACCGTCACGTTGATCAGCACCTGGGGCAGCGTCTGCATCGCCGACGCCAGATCGGACAGCGGCGAGCCGGTCTGCGCCATGCGCGTCATCAACCGCAGCCCGGTGACGATGCCGTCGCCGGTCGAGCCCAGCGCGGGCATCACGATGTGCCCGGACTGCTCACCGCCCAGGCTGTAGTCACCGGCGCGCAGCTCCTCGACCACGTAGCGGTCGCCGACACCGGTGGTGCGCACCGTGATTCCGGCCGACCGCATCGCCAGGTGCAGTCCCAGGTTGCTCATCACGGTGGTCACCAACGTGTCGGACGCCAGCTCGCCGGCCTCACGCATCGCCAGCGCGAGCACCACCATGATGTGGTCGCCGTCGACCAGGTTGCCGTCGGCGTCGACGGCCAGGCAGCGGTCGGCGTCCCCGTCGTGCGCCAGGCCCAGGTCGGCGCGGTGGGCGACGACGGCGGCGCGCAGCGAATCCAGATGCGTCGACCCGCAGTTGTCGTTGATGTTGAGCCCGTTGGGGTCGGCGTTGATCGCGATCACCCGCGCGCCGGCCGCGCGGTAGGCGCGCGGGGCCACGGCGGAGGCCGCGCCGTGCGCGCAGTCGACCACCACGGTCAGCCCGTCCAGGCGCAGCGTGCTGGCCTTGCTCAGGTGGCGCAGGTAGCGGTCGGCGGCGTCCTCGGCGTCGATCACCCGGCCGATGCCCGCGCCGACCGGCCGCGACCCGGCGTCCCCGACCAGGGCTTCGATCCGGTCCTCGGTGCCGTCGTCGAGCTTGTGGCCGCCGGGGCCGAAGATCTTGATGCCGTTGTCGGGCATCGGGTTGTGCGACGCGGAGATCATCACCCCGAAGTCGGCGTCGTAGGCGCCGGTCAGGTAGGCCACCGCGGGGGTGGGCAGCACCCCCACCCGCAGTGCGTCGACGCCTTGACTGGTCAGCCCGGCGATCACCGCGGCCTCCAGCATCTCGCCGCTGGCGCGTGGATCGCGGCCGATCACCGCGACCCGCCGGCCCGGCGCGGACCCGCTGGCCAGCTGCCGCGCCGCCGCGGCGCCCAGCGCCAGCGCCAGCTCAGCGGTCAACTCGCGATTGGCGACCCCGCGCACGCCGTCGGTGCCGAATAGTCGACCCATGCGGACAAACCTCTCACAGTTGACGGGCTAGCACCTAACGTGCCCGTTTCCTTGTGGCCGAAACTGTGGCCGAAACGGGGTGCGTCCGGGCGCAGACACGCCGCAACCGGCCACAACTTGTCCATCGACGATGCCAAGTTGTGGCCGGAAAGCGACCGCTGATCAGCGCTTGCTGTACTGAGGCGCCTTGCGGGCCTTCTTCAGCCCGTACTTCTTGCGCTCGGTGGCGCGCGGGTCCCGGGTCAGGAAGCCGGCCTTCTTCAGCGCGGGCCGGTCGTCCGGCGAGGCCAGGATCAGCGCCCGGGCGATGCCCAGCCGCAGCGCACCGGCCTGCCCCGAGGGGCCGCCGCCGTGCAGGTGGGCGTAGATGTCGAAGCTGTCCACCCGGTCCACGGTGACCAGCGGGGCCTTGATCAGCTGCTGGTGCACCTTGTTGGGGAAGTAGCCCTCCAGGGTGCGGCCGTTGAGGTTGAACTTGCCGGTGCCCGGCACCAGCCGCACCCGCACCACGGCCTCCTTGCGGCGGCCGACGGTCTGGATGGGCCGCTCGAACACGTAGGACTCCGCCGGGACGGCCTCGACCGGGGCCTCGGTCACCTCGGCGGCTGCGGTCTCGGCGTCCGGGTTGTCCGGGTTCTCCAGGGCCTCGGTCGTTTCGGTCACTGGGCCACCTGCTTGATCTCGTACGGAATGGGCTGCTGGGCGGTGTGCGGGTGCTCCGGTCCGGCGTAGACGCGGAGCTTGCGCTGGATCTGGCGGCTCAGCTTGTTCTTGGGCAGCATGCCGACGATCGCGTCCGCCACGACCCGGTCCGGGTGCTTTTGCATCAGCTCGCCGATGGTGCGGCTGCGCAGACCGCCGGGGTACCCCGAGTGGCGGTAAGCCAGCTTCTTGTCCAGCTTCTGGCCGCTGAAGGCGACCTTGTCGGCGTTGACGACGATGACGAAGTCACCGCCGTCGACGTTGGGGGCGAACGTCGGCTTGTGCTTGCCGCGCAGCAGGTTGGCTGCCGCGACGGCAAGACGGCCAAGCACCACGTCCGTGGCGTCGATGACGTACCACGACCTGGTGGTGTCACCCGCCTTTGGCGCGTAAGTGGGCACAGCGCTTACCTTCTCTTCTCGAGGTGGATCCCGGGTCGAGCCGGGTGCCGATCAGGCGTTTGCGGTGGGGTGAGATCTCGGCGACCGACATTGACCCGAGGCCCCGGCGTACCGCACGCCAACCGAGCAGCTTACCGACGGGTGTCCCCGCAGGTCAAAACGGCTGTGTGGTCCCGACGGCTCTCCTCCGCCGGGACCACACAGACGTTGACGGGCGCGCCGCTAGCGCGCCCAGACCCCGGCCGCCCGACGGTCGGCGTCGGCCACCTCCTCCGCGCCGTCGCGGACCGCGTCGCCGAGCTGGACCAAGATCTCGTTGAGCGCCGTCGCCGACCGGTGCCATTTCAGCTGCTCGACCTGGTAGGCGGTGGCGGCCTCGCTGGTCCACAGCTGCTGCAGCGGGGCGATTCGCGCTCTCAGCTCGTCCAGCGCGGCGTTGAAGCGGGCCGAGGTGGTGTGGATCTCCTGGCGCACCGAGTGTTCGATTTCGCCGAAGTTGTAGGACAGCGTCGGGTCCACGGAATCCTCTCCCCCTTACAGGTTGCCGCCGGCGGCGGCGATGTGGTCTGCATGGTTTTGCCCGGCCTCCTGCAGGGTGGCCGCGTTGTGCCGGATGGTCTCGGCGATGGCGTGCAGCGCGTGGTAGAGCCGCACCGACTCGGCGTTCCAGCGGTCGATCACCTCTTTGAAGCGGGCGGCCGCGAGCCCACCCCATGCCGCGGGCGGCACGCCGCTCATCCGTCCGATGAAGGCCTGCAGCATCGCCCTGATCTCCTCGTTGCGGGCGTCGGTGGTGCCCGCCACCGAGCGCATCAGGTCGAAGTCGGTGCTCACTGTGTTGGATGTGGCCATACCTGATTCGACCCCCAGGGCGCTCGATCGGTTCCGCGGAATTTTCGTCATCCGATCGCGTGGGCGGATCGCACCGCCAGCTCGCAGGCCTCCCGGACGGCGTGCTCGGCGCCGGGCCGGCTCTGGCATCCGATGCTGATCCGCACCGGGCCGTCCAGCAGCACCGTCCAACGCACCTGGTGGGCGGGGCGGATCTCGCGGTAGGTCACCGCGGGGCGGCCGACGCTGGTTGCGGTCGGGTCGAAGTCGACGAACACCCCGGCGGGTGCGGCGTCGATCGCCTGTTTCAACCGTCGCGCGGTGTCGCCGAGCGTCTCACCGACGACCGGCGACTGGGTGATGTGCAGGGCCACTTCGGGATCCGTCGGCGAGGTGACCTGCACCCGCGCCGAACCCGGTCCGCCGACCAGCCGTTGCGTCGGCCAATCGTTGGGCACCGACAGCGCCACCCGCCCTTCGACCAGGGACGCCCCGGGCATGGGCCGGGCCCGATCCGGCGCGGCCGTGATGGCGAGCGGGGCCGCCGCGGCGGCGATGACGGCGGCCGCGCCGAGCCCGCTCAGTAGGCGCGGCCGCGATCGGGCGGGCGCCGCCGCGCTGCGGTCGGGGCCCGCGGGGGCGTCGTCACCGTCCGACGCCGAGCACGCCAGCCGGGCCAGCCGAATGTCGTTGATGTGCACCATCTCTGCGCGGATCCGCCCGCGCAGCGCGTCGGCGATGAGCGGGCCCAGCTCGGCCGCCCCGGCGATCGGGTCCGGGAGGTCGATCAGCACGACCGCCGGCGCCAGGCTCGCGACGGCACGGGCGACGCCGTCGGCCACCGATCGCGGCGGGGCGGTGCGCGGGACGGCCGTGACGCTCGCGGGTGCAGGCTTGCAGATGGCCACCACCCGCTCGGCGACCTCGACCACGACGGTGTCCTCCGGCGCGGCGCGGGACGCGCGGGCCAGCAGCCATGACCGGGGCCGGGCGCGCGCCTCGCCGGCCAGGGTCGCGGCGGCCGCGCTCACCGTCCGCACCCGCGCCGGCGGCCACCAGGACGGATGCACGACGACCGCGCCGTCGCAAGCACAGCACGCGGACCGCAGCGCGGTTTTCCACAACGCCTCGACGGCCACCGGCCGCTCCCCCACCAGCGCGACGGGGTCGTCGATCGCGTCCAGCGCCGCCTCGATCACCTCCCGGTCCGCCGGTGTTCTTGTGCCGCAACACAATCGGCGGATGGTGGCGGGTCCGGTCTCGACCACGGCCCGGTGTGGACTCACGGTGGGCTCCAGGCCACCTGGACGAGTTCGTCGGCGCCGGCCCGTGTGGTCAGCACGCCGCGGCCCGGGGGCAGCGGCGGGGCGGCAGCGAACGGCGCCGCCTCGCTCATCGTCAGTGACATGCAGCCGAGGTCACGCAGGCCCGCCAGCAGCGGCTCGAACATCGCCCGCTCGGCGCCGCCGCTGCGCCGCGCGATGATCAGGTGCAAACCCAATTCGCTTGCGTACGGCAGGAATTCGACGAGCGGCGCCAGCAGGTTGCCGGACGGCGAGGCCACCAGGTCGTAGTCGTCGACCACGACGTAGACGTCCGGCCCGCTCCACCACGACCCTGCCCGCAGCTGGGCCTGGCTGGCGTCGGGAGGCGGCATCCGGCCGCTCAGCAGGTCGAGCAGGCCGGGCAACAGCGCGGTCAGCGCGGCCGGCGACATGGCGTATCCGCGCAGCTGTTCGGACTCGACGATGCCGAGCAGCGCCCGCCGGAAGTCGACGATCACCAGCTGGGCTTGCGCGGCGGTGTTGGTCCGGACGAGTTCGCGGCACAGGGTGCGCAGCGCGGCGGTCTTGCCGCAGCCGTTGGCGCCGAGGATCAGCAGGTGCGATTCCCGCGCGAAATCGATTGCCAGAGGCTGCAGTTGGCGTTCCTGCAGGCCGAGCAGCGGGCGGCCGGCGAATTCGTCGCCGGATCCGCGCCGCACGGCGTCGAGGTCCACCCGCGCCGGCAGCAGCGGTATCGCCGGCGCCACCGATTCGCCTGCGGCGACGTCGGCGACGGGTGAGGCGATCACCATGTGCAGCCCGTCGTGGGACAGGCCGCGGCCCGGGCTGTCGCGCGGCACGTGCGCGGCGGCCCTGCGGTCGATCTCGGAGTCGGCCGGGTCGCCGAGCCGCAGCTCGATGCGGGTGCCGATCTGATCGCGCAGCGCGGGTCTGATGTCGGCCCAGCGCGACGCCGACAACACCAGGTGCACACCGAACGAAAGACCTTGTCCGGCAAGGGCGATGATCGATGCCTCCAGCGTCTCGAAGTCGCGGCGCAGCACGGCCCAGCCGTCGATCACCAGAAAGACGTCGCCGAACGGATCGCTGCCGGGGCGCCGCTGCCGGTAGTCGGCGATCGAGGCGATGGCGTGCTCGCCGAAGAACGCTTCGCGGCGGCCCACCACCGCCTCGCATTCGGCGACGATCCGCCCGACGCGGCGCGGTTCGGCCCGGCCGGCGACCGCGCCGACGTGCGGCAGCGTGTGCAGCGACGACAGGGCACCGCCGCCGAAGTCCAGGCAGTAGAACTGCACGCGGGCCGGATCGTGCGTCGCCGCCAGGGCGGTGATCAGGGTGCGCAGCGCCGTCGACTTGCCCGATCGCGGTGCGCCGACGACCGCGACATTGCCTGCGGCACCGGACAGGTCGACGATCAGCGGGGTCCGGCATTGCTCGAAGGGGCGGTCGACAAGGCCGACGGGCACGGTCAGGTCCGCGGCGCCGCCCAGCAGGGTGCGCAGTTCCGGCGGCCGGCCCAGCGGGGGCAGCCACACCCGGTGCGCGGCCGGGCCGTGGCCGGCCAGCCGGTCCAGCGCCGCAGCGGAGATGCTGCGCCCGGACGGGTGGGCCGCCTCGACCGGGCGGCTGACCGGGCCGACCACCCGGGTGCCGAACACCCGCACCATTGCCGGCGGGCGCGGGGCGGTGTCCGGGCGCAGCGGCCCGGACACCAGAGCGGCCTGGAAGCGGATCGGTGCGCCGGCGCCGACCCGCAGGTAGCCGGCGCCGGGATCGGTGGGCAGGTGGTAGGCGTCGAGATTGCCCAGCACGGCGCGGGATTCGGCTTCGGACAGGGTTTTCAGGCACAGCCGGTAGGACAGGTGCGCGTCCAGTCCGCGCAGCCGGCCCTCGTCCAGGCGTTGGCTGGCCAGCAGCAGGTGGATGCCCAGCGACCGGCCGAGCCGGCCGATCGCCACGAAGGTGTCGGCGAAATCCGGTTGCTGGCTGAGCAATTCGGAGAACTCGTCGACGATCACGAACAGGGTGGGCAGCGCCGGCAGCGCGGCGGCGCTCCGGCGCGCGCGTTGGTAGGCGGCGACGCTGTCGCAGCCCGCCGTTCGCAGCGCCTCCTGGCGGCGGTTCATCTCCCCGGCCAGCGCGGCGCGCATCCGGTCCACCAGCGGAGCGTCGTCGGCGAGGTTGGTGATCACCGCGGCGACGTGCGGGGCGTTCGCGTAGTCGAGAAACGTTGCGCCGCCCTTGAAGTCGATGAGCAGCAGGTTGAGCACATCCGGCGAGTTGCGGGCCATCATGCCCAGCGCGATCGTGCGCAGGAGCTCCGACTTGCCCGAACCGGTGGCGCCGACGCACAGCCCGTGCGGGCCCATCCCGTGTTCGGCGGGCTCTTTGATGTCGAGCTCGACCGGCGTGCCGTCGGCGGCGACGCCGAGCGGAGCTCGGAGCCGGTCGCGCCCGGTTTGCCGGCCCCACAGCGTCGCCGGGTCGAAACCACTCACATCGGCCAGCCCGACCAGTCCCGGCCAGCCGCCGTCGCCATCGCCGGCGGTCACCCGCTGCCCGGCCAGCTTGCGCGCACACGTCAGGGCGTCGGCGGCGGTCATCCGGTCCGGGCGCGACGGCGACACCGTGCCGGCGGC encodes the following:
- the glmM gene encoding phosphoglucosamine mutase — protein: MGRLFGTDGVRGVANRELTAELALALGAAAARQLASGSAPGRRVAVIGRDPRASGEMLEAAVIAGLTSQGVDALRVGVLPTPAVAYLTGAYDADFGVMISASHNPMPDNGIKIFGPGGHKLDDGTEDRIEALVGDAGSRPVGAGIGRVIDAEDAADRYLRHLSKASTLRLDGLTVVVDCAHGAASAVAPRAYRAAGARVIAINADPNGLNINDNCGSTHLDSLRAAVVAHRADLGLAHDGDADRCLAVDADGNLVDGDHIMVVLALAMREAGELASDTLVTTVMSNLGLHLAMRSAGITVRTTGVGDRYVVEELRAGDYSLGGEQSGHIVMPALGSTGDGIVTGLRLMTRMAQTGSPLSDLASAMQTLPQVLINVTVADKATAATAPSVQTAVGQAAAELGDTGRILLRPSGTEPMIRVMVEAPEKDIAQRLATRVAEAVSAAG
- the rpsI gene encoding 30S ribosomal protein S9, whose protein sequence is MTETTEALENPDNPDAETAAAEVTEAPVEAVPAESYVFERPIQTVGRRKEAVVRVRLVPGTGKFNLNGRTLEGYFPNKVHQQLIKAPLVTVDRVDSFDIYAHLHGGGPSGQAGALRLGIARALILASPDDRPALKKAGFLTRDPRATERKKYGLKKARKAPQYSKR
- the rplM gene encoding 50S ribosomal protein L13, whose amino-acid sequence is MPTYAPKAGDTTRSWYVIDATDVVLGRLAVAAANLLRGKHKPTFAPNVDGGDFVIVVNADKVAFSGQKLDKKLAYRHSGYPGGLRSRTIGELMQKHPDRVVADAIVGMLPKNKLSRQIQRKLRVYAGPEHPHTAQQPIPYEIKQVAQ
- a CDS encoding WXG100 family type VII secretion target, with product MDPTLSYNFGEIEHSVRQEIHTTSARFNAALDELRARIAPLQQLWTSEAATAYQVEQLKWHRSATALNEILVQLGDAVRDGAEEVADADRRAAGVWAR
- a CDS encoding WXG100 family type VII secretion target; its protein translation is MATSNTVSTDFDLMRSVAGTTDARNEEIRAMLQAFIGRMSGVPPAAWGGLAAARFKEVIDRWNAESVRLYHALHAIAETIRHNAATLQEAGQNHADHIAAAGGNL
- a CDS encoding type VII secretion-associated protein; the protein is MSPHRAVVETGPATIRRLCCGTRTPADREVIEAALDAIDDPVALVGERPVAVEALWKTALRSACCACDGAVVVHPSWWPPARVRTVSAAAATLAGEARARPRSWLLARASRAAPEDTVVVEVAERVVAICKPAPASVTAVPRTAPPRSVADGVARAVASLAPAVVLIDLPDPIAGAAELGPLIADALRGRIRAEMVHINDIRLARLACSASDGDDAPAGPDRSAAAPARSRPRLLSGLGAAAVIAAAAAPLAITAAPDRARPMPGASLVEGRVALSVPNDWPTQRLVGGPGSARVQVTSPTDPEVALHITQSPVVGETLGDTARRLKQAIDAAPAGVFVDFDPTATSVGRPAVTYREIRPAHQVRWTVLLDGPVRISIGCQSRPGAEHAVREACELAVRSAHAIG
- the eccCb gene encoding type VII secretion protein EccCb, producing MTQADIVVEAAPELPAPESTGLPARLLPVALSVAGIGVMTVVFASGGAAARQPAFLAFPATMLVSTVAAALIGGSRRGGGGLDADRGRYLEYLNQLGRSVSEIAAAQCASALRDHPDPDTLWTLIGGPRMWRRRPTDPDFCVVRVGMGVLPLARRVVAPPVPAEEVRDPVTATALRRFLHTHATVPGPVTVDLGEGSPVTVDGDAGAARAVLRAVVCQLAVLHAPDRVGIAAVVGDGDRAHWDWLKWLPHNRHPTHDDALGPMRMVYSTAAQAQQALAGLPVARLVLVAERAVAPIAGATVIAIGAGDDGAPVTIRTAAGTVSPSRPDRMTAADALTCARKLAGQRVTAGDGDGGWPGLVGLADVSGFDPATLWGRQTGRDRLRAPLGVAADGTPVELDIKEPAEHGMGPHGLCVGATGSGKSELLRTIALGMMARNSPDVLNLLLIDFKGGATFLDYANAPHVAAVITNLADDAPLVDRMRAALAGEMNRRQEALRTAGCDSVAAYQRARRSAAALPALPTLFVIVDEFSELLSQQPDFADTFVAIGRLGRSLGIHLLLASQRLDEGRLRGLDAHLSYRLCLKTLSEAESRAVLGNLDAYHLPTDPGAGYLRVGAGAPIRFQAALVSGPLRPDTAPRPPAMVRVFGTRVVGPVSRPVEAAHPSGRSISAAALDRLAGHGPAAHRVWLPPLGRPPELRTLLGGAADLTVPVGLVDRPFEQCRTPLIVDLSGAAGNVAVVGAPRSGKSTALRTLITALAATHDPARVQFYCLDFGGGALSSLHTLPHVGAVAGRAEPRRVGRIVAECEAVVGRREAFFGEHAIASIADYRQRRPGSDPFGDVFLVIDGWAVLRRDFETLEASIIALAGQGLSFGVHLVLSASRWADIRPALRDQIGTRIELRLGDPADSEIDRRAAAHVPRDSPGRGLSHDGLHMVIASPVADVAAGESVAPAIPLLPARVDLDAVRRGSGDEFAGRPLLGLQERQLQPLAIDFARESHLLILGANGCGKTAALRTLCRELVRTNTAAQAQLVIVDFRRALLGIVESEQLRGYAMSPAALTALLPGLLDLLSGRMPPPDASQAQLRAGSWWSGPDVYVVVDDYDLVASPSGNLLAPLVEFLPYASELGLHLIIARRSGGAERAMFEPLLAGLRDLGCMSLTMSEAAPFAAAPPLPPGRGVLTTRAGADELVQVAWSPP